Proteins from one Panicum virgatum strain AP13 chromosome 7K, P.virgatum_v5, whole genome shotgun sequence genomic window:
- the LOC120641249 gene encoding protein NBR1 homolog isoform X4, whose amino-acid sequence MDAFRPAPAGRGSVWPRFDARDLVVKVKYGDTLKRFNAFVDGSHFDHDLPALQLKIASAFKFSPDVEFILTYTDEDGDFVMLDDDNDLRDATINQKLNPLRINVQLKRSNVDATRTEKQSMNSKSPRSISLEDQLAQVKSAIDEALKFVPEQVPAVLAKLSHDLRSRAVSSAPSLAELLDRFAKLITRSSNMHPSCGSSDGSHKLGNAKIKLESALMTGSYSEPLNGQNSGISEAGLKNVLSEDPTAQIEQAPSRPSVKGSLVFTSSGAMKSDLKRSLDSEIKIKSYACSKGKSVISPVPPVSTTSHGAPAQRSVPMPYTSCGYNGMANVDMPSLFPPPPIVHPPPPVLYPPTPLFTPYNPISGDTGKTTGDLHSAFPPPPNIYSPFKLNAPPSPIGTYYPKLYSTGSSQRDRMASLFSSCALNPEGVNSCGSSDRSLGTNYGSTLQRTQHRWIQCDGCGVTPIVGPRYKSNVKEDYDLCDACFSLMGNETEYTRLNMPASKCNMKILGKISAVKADCRFIKDVTVPDGTPMAPSTPFTKIWRMCNSGSTAWPYGIQLVWVGGDHLKCLSSVRLAISANGGLNPWEETDVTVDFLAPAKPGRYISYWRLALPSGVKFGQQIWVHIQVEQPIQTSGDKQAAAMDLNQFPVAKCARPFTFDVNSAPVETLRGWPRSYTRGPIQPLFGWPKSSCTLARETMKPKESEPTPNDMSSAPAAVEPFQILIAKAPASSAEAASDSMPACVPAPEAIPLPNSMPTPDPVSASAPAPVSIHVSEAAPATVPSPEEIVNHLEEKMMSELEVLGFLQADLNKQVLRQNNYDLEQSVVDLCGFNEWHPLHEEDISDLR is encoded by the exons ATGGACGCCTTCCGGCCCGCGCCGGCGGGACGCGGCAGCGTGTGGCCGCGCTTCGACGCGCGGGATCTCGTCGTCAAG GTCAAATATGGCGACACTTTGAAGCGTTTCAATGCTTTTGTGGATGGATCGCACTTTGATCATGATCTGCCTGCCCTCCAGTTGAAGATTGCGAGTGCCTTTAAGTTCAGTCCTGATGTTGAATTCATCCTCACCTATACTGATGAGGATGGAGATTTCGTCATGTTGGATGATGATAATGATCTACGAGATGCTACTATTAATCAGAAATTGAACCCTCTTAGGATTAATGTTCAGTTGAAGAGAAGCAATGTTGATGCAACTCGGACAGAAAAGCAGTCCATGAATTCCAAATCTCCAAGGTCCATCTCTCTCGAAGATCAACTTGCCCAGGTGAAATCTGCTATTGATGAAGCCTTGAAGTTTGTACCAGAGCAAGTCCCTGCTGTCCTTGCAAAACTATCTCATGACTTGCGTTCTAGGGCTGTATCATCTGCACCATCATTGGCTGAATTGCTGGACCGTTTTGCTAAACTGATTACACGAAGTAGCAACATGCATCCTTCTTGTGGCTCTTCTGATGGTTCACATAAATTGGGAAATGCAAAGATTAAGCTTGAATCTGCACTTATGACAGGTTCATATTCAGAGCCCTTGAATGGGCAAAATTCTGGGATATCTGAAGCTGGTCTTAAGAATGTACTATCTGAGGATCCCACTGCTCAAATTGAACAGGCACCGTCACGCCCTTCAGTTAAGGGCTCACTGGTTTTTACTAGTTCAGGTGCAATGAAATCTGATCTCAAGAGAAGTCTTGATTCTGAGATTAAGATAAAATCTTATGCTTGCAGTAAGGGAAAATCTGTAATATCACCTGTGCCACCTGTTTCCACCACTTCTCATGGTGCTCCTGCTCAACGATCTGTTCCTATGCCATATACATCCTGTGGATACAATGGAATGGCCAATGTTGATATGCCGTCGCTATTCCCTCCCCCACCTATAGTCCACCCTCCCCCACCTGTGCTCTACCCTCCCACACCATTGTTCACCCCCTACAACCCTATCTCTGGAGATACTGGAAAAACTACTGGTGATTTACACTCAGCATTCCCCCCTCCACCCAACATCTATAGCCCTTTTAAGTTAAATGCACCACCTTCACCTATCGGTACGTACTATCCTAAACTCTATTCTACTGGGAGTTCACAGAGAGATCGCATGGCATCTTTGTTTAGTAGTTGTGCACTCAATCCAGAAGGCGTCAACTCTTGTGGGAGCTCTGACAGAAGTCTTGGTACCAATTACGGGAGCACCCTACAACGCACACAGCATAGATGGATACAATGTGATGGCTGTGGGGTCACACCGATCGTTGGGCCTCGCTACAAGTCCAATGT TAAAGAAGACTATGATTTGTGTGATGCATGTTTCTCTCTCATGGGCAATGAGACTGAATATACCAGATTAAACATGCCTGCTTCAAAATGT AACATGAAGATCCTGGGGAAGATTTCAGCTGTGAAAGCTGACTGTCGCTTCATTAAGGATGTTACTGTCCCTGATGGGACACCAATGGCGCCATCAACTCCATTTACGAAGATTTGGCGCATGTGTAACAGCGGGTCTACCGCGTGGCCGTATGGTATCCAGCTTGTCTGGGTTGGTGGAGATCACTTAAAATGCCTGAGTTCAGTCAGATTAGCG atttcagcaaatgggggGCTAAATCCATGGGAAGAGACTGATGTTACTGTTGATTTTCTTGCCCCTGCGAAGCCTGGTAGGTACATATCTTACTGGAGATTGGCGCTACCCTCAGGTGTCAAATTTGGTCAGCAAATTTGGGTTCATATTCAG GTGGAGCAACCTATTCAAACCAGTGGTGACAAACAGGCTGCTGCAATGGATCTCAATCAGTTCCCTGTAGCCAAATGCGCAAGGCCTTTTACATTCGATGTAAACAGTGCTCCTGTAGAAACTTTACGTGGATGGCCTAGAAGCTATACTCGTGGTCCCATACAACCTTTATTTGGATGGCCTAAAAGCTCCTGCACACTTGCACGTGAAACCATGAAACCCAAGGAATCTGAACCTACTCCTAATGATATGTCCTCTGCCCCAGCAGCAGTTGAACCATTTCAGATTCTAATCGCTAAGGCTCCTGCCTCATCTGCCGAGGCTGCATCGGATTCAATGCCTGCTTGTGTGCCTGCACCTGAAGCCATTCCCCTGCCCAACTCCATGCCTACACCTGATCCTGTTAGTGcatctgctcctgctcctgttaGCATTCATGTGTCTGAAGCTGCACCTGCTACTGTGCCTTCGCCTGAAGAAATCGTAAACCACCTGGAGGAGAAGATGATGAGTGAGCTTGAGGTTCTGGGTTTCCTGCAGGCTGACCTGAACAAGCAGGTACTCCGGCAGAACAACTATGACCTGGAGCAGTCTGTTGTCGATCTCTGTGGTTTCAACGAGTGGCATCCCCTCCATGAGGAGGATATCTCTGATCTG AGATGA
- the LOC120641249 gene encoding protein NBR1 homolog isoform X1 — MDAFRPAPAGRGSVWPRFDARDLVVKVKYGDTLKRFNAFVDGSHFDHDLPALQLKIASAFKFSPDVEFILTYTDEDGDFVMLDDDNDLRDATINQKLNPLRINVQLKRSNVDATRTEKQSMNSKSPRSISLEDQLAQVKSAIDEALKFVPEQVPAVLAKLSHDLRSRAVSSAPSLAELLDRFAKLITRSSNMHPSCGSSDGSHKLGNAKIKLESALMTGSYSEPLNGQNSGISEAGLKNVLSEDPTAQIEQAPSRPSVKGSLVFTSSGAMKSDLKRSLDSEIKIKSYACSKGKSVISPVPPVSTTSHGAPAQRSVPMPYTSCGYNGMANVDMPSLFPPPPIVHPPPPVLYPPTPLFTPYNPISGDTGKTTGDLHSAFPPPPNIYSPFKLNAPPSPIGTYYPKLYSTGSSQRDRMASLFSSCALNPEGVNSCGSSDRSLGTNYGSTLQRTQHRWIQCDGCGVTPIVGPRYKSNVKEDYDLCDACFSLMGNETEYTRLNMPASKCNMKILGKISAVKADCRFIKDVTVPDGTPMAPSTPFTKIWRMCNSGSTAWPYGIQLVWVGGDHLKCLSSVRLAISANGGLNPWEETDVTVDFLAPAKPGRYISYWRLALPSGVKFGQQIWVHIQVEQPIQTSGDKQAAAMDLNQFPVAKCARPFTFDVNSAPVETLRGWPRSYTRGPIQPLFGWPKSSCTLARETMKPKESEPTPNDMSSAPAAVEPFQILIAKAPASSAEAASDSMPACVPAPEAIPLPNSMPTPDPVSASAPAPVSIHVSEAAPATVPSPEEIVNHLEEKMMSELEVLGFLQADLNKQVLRQNNYDLEQSVVDLCGFNEWHPLHEEDISDLGSDDAEMNEEVVDNSDEEGFIVTDLVTKAKKDQ, encoded by the exons ATGGACGCCTTCCGGCCCGCGCCGGCGGGACGCGGCAGCGTGTGGCCGCGCTTCGACGCGCGGGATCTCGTCGTCAAG GTCAAATATGGCGACACTTTGAAGCGTTTCAATGCTTTTGTGGATGGATCGCACTTTGATCATGATCTGCCTGCCCTCCAGTTGAAGATTGCGAGTGCCTTTAAGTTCAGTCCTGATGTTGAATTCATCCTCACCTATACTGATGAGGATGGAGATTTCGTCATGTTGGATGATGATAATGATCTACGAGATGCTACTATTAATCAGAAATTGAACCCTCTTAGGATTAATGTTCAGTTGAAGAGAAGCAATGTTGATGCAACTCGGACAGAAAAGCAGTCCATGAATTCCAAATCTCCAAGGTCCATCTCTCTCGAAGATCAACTTGCCCAGGTGAAATCTGCTATTGATGAAGCCTTGAAGTTTGTACCAGAGCAAGTCCCTGCTGTCCTTGCAAAACTATCTCATGACTTGCGTTCTAGGGCTGTATCATCTGCACCATCATTGGCTGAATTGCTGGACCGTTTTGCTAAACTGATTACACGAAGTAGCAACATGCATCCTTCTTGTGGCTCTTCTGATGGTTCACATAAATTGGGAAATGCAAAGATTAAGCTTGAATCTGCACTTATGACAGGTTCATATTCAGAGCCCTTGAATGGGCAAAATTCTGGGATATCTGAAGCTGGTCTTAAGAATGTACTATCTGAGGATCCCACTGCTCAAATTGAACAGGCACCGTCACGCCCTTCAGTTAAGGGCTCACTGGTTTTTACTAGTTCAGGTGCAATGAAATCTGATCTCAAGAGAAGTCTTGATTCTGAGATTAAGATAAAATCTTATGCTTGCAGTAAGGGAAAATCTGTAATATCACCTGTGCCACCTGTTTCCACCACTTCTCATGGTGCTCCTGCTCAACGATCTGTTCCTATGCCATATACATCCTGTGGATACAATGGAATGGCCAATGTTGATATGCCGTCGCTATTCCCTCCCCCACCTATAGTCCACCCTCCCCCACCTGTGCTCTACCCTCCCACACCATTGTTCACCCCCTACAACCCTATCTCTGGAGATACTGGAAAAACTACTGGTGATTTACACTCAGCATTCCCCCCTCCACCCAACATCTATAGCCCTTTTAAGTTAAATGCACCACCTTCACCTATCGGTACGTACTATCCTAAACTCTATTCTACTGGGAGTTCACAGAGAGATCGCATGGCATCTTTGTTTAGTAGTTGTGCACTCAATCCAGAAGGCGTCAACTCTTGTGGGAGCTCTGACAGAAGTCTTGGTACCAATTACGGGAGCACCCTACAACGCACACAGCATAGATGGATACAATGTGATGGCTGTGGGGTCACACCGATCGTTGGGCCTCGCTACAAGTCCAATGT TAAAGAAGACTATGATTTGTGTGATGCATGTTTCTCTCTCATGGGCAATGAGACTGAATATACCAGATTAAACATGCCTGCTTCAAAATGT AACATGAAGATCCTGGGGAAGATTTCAGCTGTGAAAGCTGACTGTCGCTTCATTAAGGATGTTACTGTCCCTGATGGGACACCAATGGCGCCATCAACTCCATTTACGAAGATTTGGCGCATGTGTAACAGCGGGTCTACCGCGTGGCCGTATGGTATCCAGCTTGTCTGGGTTGGTGGAGATCACTTAAAATGCCTGAGTTCAGTCAGATTAGCG atttcagcaaatgggggGCTAAATCCATGGGAAGAGACTGATGTTACTGTTGATTTTCTTGCCCCTGCGAAGCCTGGTAGGTACATATCTTACTGGAGATTGGCGCTACCCTCAGGTGTCAAATTTGGTCAGCAAATTTGGGTTCATATTCAG GTGGAGCAACCTATTCAAACCAGTGGTGACAAACAGGCTGCTGCAATGGATCTCAATCAGTTCCCTGTAGCCAAATGCGCAAGGCCTTTTACATTCGATGTAAACAGTGCTCCTGTAGAAACTTTACGTGGATGGCCTAGAAGCTATACTCGTGGTCCCATACAACCTTTATTTGGATGGCCTAAAAGCTCCTGCACACTTGCACGTGAAACCATGAAACCCAAGGAATCTGAACCTACTCCTAATGATATGTCCTCTGCCCCAGCAGCAGTTGAACCATTTCAGATTCTAATCGCTAAGGCTCCTGCCTCATCTGCCGAGGCTGCATCGGATTCAATGCCTGCTTGTGTGCCTGCACCTGAAGCCATTCCCCTGCCCAACTCCATGCCTACACCTGATCCTGTTAGTGcatctgctcctgctcctgttaGCATTCATGTGTCTGAAGCTGCACCTGCTACTGTGCCTTCGCCTGAAGAAATCGTAAACCACCTGGAGGAGAAGATGATGAGTGAGCTTGAGGTTCTGGGTTTCCTGCAGGCTGACCTGAACAAGCAGGTACTCCGGCAGAACAACTATGACCTGGAGCAGTCTGTTGTCGATCTCTGTGGTTTCAACGAGTGGCATCCCCTCCATGAGGAGGATATCTCTGATCTG GGTTCTGATGACGCAGAGATGAACGAGGAGGTGGTTGACAACAGCGATGAGGAAGGATTCATCGTGACGGACCTCGTGACCAAGGCGAAGAAGGATCAGTGA
- the LOC120641249 gene encoding protein JOKA2-like isoform X2: MDAFRPAPAGRGSVWPRFDARDLVVKVKYGDTLKRFNAFVDGSHFDHDLPALQLKIASAFKFSPDVEFILTYTDEDGDFVMLDDDNDLRDATINQKLNPLRINVQLKRSNVDATRTEKQSMNSKSPRSISLEDQLAQVKSAIDEALKFVPEQVPAVLAKLSHDLRSRAVSSAPSLAELLDRFAKLITRSSNMHPSCGSSDGSHKLGNAKIKLESALMTGSYSEPLNGQNSGISEAGLKNVLSEDPTAQIEQAPSRPSVKGSLVFTSSGAMKSDLKRSLDSEIKIKSYACSKGKSVISPVPPVSTTSHGAPAQRSVPMPYTSCGYNGMANVDMPSLFPPPPIVHPPPPVLYPPTPLFTPYNPISGDTGKTTGDLHSAFPPPPNIYSPFKLNAPPSPIEGVNSCGSSDRSLGTNYGSTLQRTQHRWIQCDGCGVTPIVGPRYKSNVKEDYDLCDACFSLMGNETEYTRLNMPASKCNMKILGKISAVKADCRFIKDVTVPDGTPMAPSTPFTKIWRMCNSGSTAWPYGIQLVWVGGDHLKCLSSVRLAISANGGLNPWEETDVTVDFLAPAKPGRYISYWRLALPSGVKFGQQIWVHIQVEQPIQTSGDKQAAAMDLNQFPVAKCARPFTFDVNSAPVETLRGWPRSYTRGPIQPLFGWPKSSCTLARETMKPKESEPTPNDMSSAPAAVEPFQILIAKAPASSAEAASDSMPACVPAPEAIPLPNSMPTPDPVSASAPAPVSIHVSEAAPATVPSPEEIVNHLEEKMMSELEVLGFLQADLNKQVLRQNNYDLEQSVVDLCGFNEWHPLHEEDISDLGSDDAEMNEEVVDNSDEEGFIVTDLVTKAKKDQ; this comes from the exons ATGGACGCCTTCCGGCCCGCGCCGGCGGGACGCGGCAGCGTGTGGCCGCGCTTCGACGCGCGGGATCTCGTCGTCAAG GTCAAATATGGCGACACTTTGAAGCGTTTCAATGCTTTTGTGGATGGATCGCACTTTGATCATGATCTGCCTGCCCTCCAGTTGAAGATTGCGAGTGCCTTTAAGTTCAGTCCTGATGTTGAATTCATCCTCACCTATACTGATGAGGATGGAGATTTCGTCATGTTGGATGATGATAATGATCTACGAGATGCTACTATTAATCAGAAATTGAACCCTCTTAGGATTAATGTTCAGTTGAAGAGAAGCAATGTTGATGCAACTCGGACAGAAAAGCAGTCCATGAATTCCAAATCTCCAAGGTCCATCTCTCTCGAAGATCAACTTGCCCAGGTGAAATCTGCTATTGATGAAGCCTTGAAGTTTGTACCAGAGCAAGTCCCTGCTGTCCTTGCAAAACTATCTCATGACTTGCGTTCTAGGGCTGTATCATCTGCACCATCATTGGCTGAATTGCTGGACCGTTTTGCTAAACTGATTACACGAAGTAGCAACATGCATCCTTCTTGTGGCTCTTCTGATGGTTCACATAAATTGGGAAATGCAAAGATTAAGCTTGAATCTGCACTTATGACAGGTTCATATTCAGAGCCCTTGAATGGGCAAAATTCTGGGATATCTGAAGCTGGTCTTAAGAATGTACTATCTGAGGATCCCACTGCTCAAATTGAACAGGCACCGTCACGCCCTTCAGTTAAGGGCTCACTGGTTTTTACTAGTTCAGGTGCAATGAAATCTGATCTCAAGAGAAGTCTTGATTCTGAGATTAAGATAAAATCTTATGCTTGCAGTAAGGGAAAATCTGTAATATCACCTGTGCCACCTGTTTCCACCACTTCTCATGGTGCTCCTGCTCAACGATCTGTTCCTATGCCATATACATCCTGTGGATACAATGGAATGGCCAATGTTGATATGCCGTCGCTATTCCCTCCCCCACCTATAGTCCACCCTCCCCCACCTGTGCTCTACCCTCCCACACCATTGTTCACCCCCTACAACCCTATCTCTGGAGATACTGGAAAAACTACTGGTGATTTACACTCAGCATTCCCCCCTCCACCCAACATCTATAGCCCTTTTAAGTTAAATGCACCACCTTCACCTATCG AAGGCGTCAACTCTTGTGGGAGCTCTGACAGAAGTCTTGGTACCAATTACGGGAGCACCCTACAACGCACACAGCATAGATGGATACAATGTGATGGCTGTGGGGTCACACCGATCGTTGGGCCTCGCTACAAGTCCAATGT TAAAGAAGACTATGATTTGTGTGATGCATGTTTCTCTCTCATGGGCAATGAGACTGAATATACCAGATTAAACATGCCTGCTTCAAAATGT AACATGAAGATCCTGGGGAAGATTTCAGCTGTGAAAGCTGACTGTCGCTTCATTAAGGATGTTACTGTCCCTGATGGGACACCAATGGCGCCATCAACTCCATTTACGAAGATTTGGCGCATGTGTAACAGCGGGTCTACCGCGTGGCCGTATGGTATCCAGCTTGTCTGGGTTGGTGGAGATCACTTAAAATGCCTGAGTTCAGTCAGATTAGCG atttcagcaaatgggggGCTAAATCCATGGGAAGAGACTGATGTTACTGTTGATTTTCTTGCCCCTGCGAAGCCTGGTAGGTACATATCTTACTGGAGATTGGCGCTACCCTCAGGTGTCAAATTTGGTCAGCAAATTTGGGTTCATATTCAG GTGGAGCAACCTATTCAAACCAGTGGTGACAAACAGGCTGCTGCAATGGATCTCAATCAGTTCCCTGTAGCCAAATGCGCAAGGCCTTTTACATTCGATGTAAACAGTGCTCCTGTAGAAACTTTACGTGGATGGCCTAGAAGCTATACTCGTGGTCCCATACAACCTTTATTTGGATGGCCTAAAAGCTCCTGCACACTTGCACGTGAAACCATGAAACCCAAGGAATCTGAACCTACTCCTAATGATATGTCCTCTGCCCCAGCAGCAGTTGAACCATTTCAGATTCTAATCGCTAAGGCTCCTGCCTCATCTGCCGAGGCTGCATCGGATTCAATGCCTGCTTGTGTGCCTGCACCTGAAGCCATTCCCCTGCCCAACTCCATGCCTACACCTGATCCTGTTAGTGcatctgctcctgctcctgttaGCATTCATGTGTCTGAAGCTGCACCTGCTACTGTGCCTTCGCCTGAAGAAATCGTAAACCACCTGGAGGAGAAGATGATGAGTGAGCTTGAGGTTCTGGGTTTCCTGCAGGCTGACCTGAACAAGCAGGTACTCCGGCAGAACAACTATGACCTGGAGCAGTCTGTTGTCGATCTCTGTGGTTTCAACGAGTGGCATCCCCTCCATGAGGAGGATATCTCTGATCTG GGTTCTGATGACGCAGAGATGAACGAGGAGGTGGTTGACAACAGCGATGAGGAAGGATTCATCGTGACGGACCTCGTGACCAAGGCGAAGAAGGATCAGTGA
- the LOC120641249 gene encoding protein JOKA2-like isoform X3 translates to MDAFRPAPAGRGSVWPRFDARDLVVKVKYGDTLKRFNAFVDGSHFDHDLPALQLKIASAFKFSPDVEFILTYTDEDGDFVMLDDDNDLRDATINQKLNPLRINVQLKRSNVDATRTEKQSMNSKSPRSISLEDQLAQVKSAIDEALKFVPEQVPAVLAKLSHDLRSRAVSSAPSLAELLDRFAKLITRSSNMHPSCGSSDGSHKLGNAKIKLESALMTGSYSEPLNGQNSGISEAGLKNVLSEDPTAQIEQAPSRPSVKGSLVFTSSGAMKSDLKRSLDSEIKIKSYACSKGKSVISPVPPVSTTSHGAPAQRSVPMPYTSCGYNGMANVDMPSLFPPPPIVHPPPPVLYPPTPLFTPYNPISGDTGKTTGDLHSAFPPPPNIYSPFKLNAPPSPIGVNSCGSSDRSLGTNYGSTLQRTQHRWIQCDGCGVTPIVGPRYKSNVKEDYDLCDACFSLMGNETEYTRLNMPASKCNMKILGKISAVKADCRFIKDVTVPDGTPMAPSTPFTKIWRMCNSGSTAWPYGIQLVWVGGDHLKCLSSVRLAISANGGLNPWEETDVTVDFLAPAKPGRYISYWRLALPSGVKFGQQIWVHIQVEQPIQTSGDKQAAAMDLNQFPVAKCARPFTFDVNSAPVETLRGWPRSYTRGPIQPLFGWPKSSCTLARETMKPKESEPTPNDMSSAPAAVEPFQILIAKAPASSAEAASDSMPACVPAPEAIPLPNSMPTPDPVSASAPAPVSIHVSEAAPATVPSPEEIVNHLEEKMMSELEVLGFLQADLNKQVLRQNNYDLEQSVVDLCGFNEWHPLHEEDISDLGSDDAEMNEEVVDNSDEEGFIVTDLVTKAKKDQ, encoded by the exons ATGGACGCCTTCCGGCCCGCGCCGGCGGGACGCGGCAGCGTGTGGCCGCGCTTCGACGCGCGGGATCTCGTCGTCAAG GTCAAATATGGCGACACTTTGAAGCGTTTCAATGCTTTTGTGGATGGATCGCACTTTGATCATGATCTGCCTGCCCTCCAGTTGAAGATTGCGAGTGCCTTTAAGTTCAGTCCTGATGTTGAATTCATCCTCACCTATACTGATGAGGATGGAGATTTCGTCATGTTGGATGATGATAATGATCTACGAGATGCTACTATTAATCAGAAATTGAACCCTCTTAGGATTAATGTTCAGTTGAAGAGAAGCAATGTTGATGCAACTCGGACAGAAAAGCAGTCCATGAATTCCAAATCTCCAAGGTCCATCTCTCTCGAAGATCAACTTGCCCAGGTGAAATCTGCTATTGATGAAGCCTTGAAGTTTGTACCAGAGCAAGTCCCTGCTGTCCTTGCAAAACTATCTCATGACTTGCGTTCTAGGGCTGTATCATCTGCACCATCATTGGCTGAATTGCTGGACCGTTTTGCTAAACTGATTACACGAAGTAGCAACATGCATCCTTCTTGTGGCTCTTCTGATGGTTCACATAAATTGGGAAATGCAAAGATTAAGCTTGAATCTGCACTTATGACAGGTTCATATTCAGAGCCCTTGAATGGGCAAAATTCTGGGATATCTGAAGCTGGTCTTAAGAATGTACTATCTGAGGATCCCACTGCTCAAATTGAACAGGCACCGTCACGCCCTTCAGTTAAGGGCTCACTGGTTTTTACTAGTTCAGGTGCAATGAAATCTGATCTCAAGAGAAGTCTTGATTCTGAGATTAAGATAAAATCTTATGCTTGCAGTAAGGGAAAATCTGTAATATCACCTGTGCCACCTGTTTCCACCACTTCTCATGGTGCTCCTGCTCAACGATCTGTTCCTATGCCATATACATCCTGTGGATACAATGGAATGGCCAATGTTGATATGCCGTCGCTATTCCCTCCCCCACCTATAGTCCACCCTCCCCCACCTGTGCTCTACCCTCCCACACCATTGTTCACCCCCTACAACCCTATCTCTGGAGATACTGGAAAAACTACTGGTGATTTACACTCAGCATTCCCCCCTCCACCCAACATCTATAGCCCTTTTAAGTTAAATGCACCACCTTCACCTATCG GCGTCAACTCTTGTGGGAGCTCTGACAGAAGTCTTGGTACCAATTACGGGAGCACCCTACAACGCACACAGCATAGATGGATACAATGTGATGGCTGTGGGGTCACACCGATCGTTGGGCCTCGCTACAAGTCCAATGT TAAAGAAGACTATGATTTGTGTGATGCATGTTTCTCTCTCATGGGCAATGAGACTGAATATACCAGATTAAACATGCCTGCTTCAAAATGT AACATGAAGATCCTGGGGAAGATTTCAGCTGTGAAAGCTGACTGTCGCTTCATTAAGGATGTTACTGTCCCTGATGGGACACCAATGGCGCCATCAACTCCATTTACGAAGATTTGGCGCATGTGTAACAGCGGGTCTACCGCGTGGCCGTATGGTATCCAGCTTGTCTGGGTTGGTGGAGATCACTTAAAATGCCTGAGTTCAGTCAGATTAGCG atttcagcaaatgggggGCTAAATCCATGGGAAGAGACTGATGTTACTGTTGATTTTCTTGCCCCTGCGAAGCCTGGTAGGTACATATCTTACTGGAGATTGGCGCTACCCTCAGGTGTCAAATTTGGTCAGCAAATTTGGGTTCATATTCAG GTGGAGCAACCTATTCAAACCAGTGGTGACAAACAGGCTGCTGCAATGGATCTCAATCAGTTCCCTGTAGCCAAATGCGCAAGGCCTTTTACATTCGATGTAAACAGTGCTCCTGTAGAAACTTTACGTGGATGGCCTAGAAGCTATACTCGTGGTCCCATACAACCTTTATTTGGATGGCCTAAAAGCTCCTGCACACTTGCACGTGAAACCATGAAACCCAAGGAATCTGAACCTACTCCTAATGATATGTCCTCTGCCCCAGCAGCAGTTGAACCATTTCAGATTCTAATCGCTAAGGCTCCTGCCTCATCTGCCGAGGCTGCATCGGATTCAATGCCTGCTTGTGTGCCTGCACCTGAAGCCATTCCCCTGCCCAACTCCATGCCTACACCTGATCCTGTTAGTGcatctgctcctgctcctgttaGCATTCATGTGTCTGAAGCTGCACCTGCTACTGTGCCTTCGCCTGAAGAAATCGTAAACCACCTGGAGGAGAAGATGATGAGTGAGCTTGAGGTTCTGGGTTTCCTGCAGGCTGACCTGAACAAGCAGGTACTCCGGCAGAACAACTATGACCTGGAGCAGTCTGTTGTCGATCTCTGTGGTTTCAACGAGTGGCATCCCCTCCATGAGGAGGATATCTCTGATCTG GGTTCTGATGACGCAGAGATGAACGAGGAGGTGGTTGACAACAGCGATGAGGAAGGATTCATCGTGACGGACCTCGTGACCAAGGCGAAGAAGGATCAGTGA